A region of Flavobacterium indicum GPTSA100-9 = DSM 17447 DNA encodes the following proteins:
- a CDS encoding LysM peptidoglycan-binding domain-containing protein, which translates to MRKLLFTGIFTFTLGIAGFAQAKHTVVKGETLYSISKKYKVTPEDLIKLNPEVKDGVKENSVLVIPSANKNVSSNTIATKPVLNKFEYVVQQGETLYSISRKLNVSVDELLKNNPTAKDGISAGQSLTYSAVKKYVSTETLTSVKKDLPSLYTIQAEETKYSVSKKFGVSIAELEELNPHIKNAFEIGMQIRLNKNVSLPKSNTATSENVVINSGKTMNYTVQQGETLYAISRKFGISVEEITKRNPNALQGLTSGTILVLPEKKEIDATIQSDSVNGVKKKLNLLATVNKTKERNLVLLMPFNINRIENDSSKTKLEYLKSDKFLNITLDFYAGALKAIDSAKVLGLPIKVKVYDAESSKYSSNVTSIIKNNNFSNVDVVIGPFTNAFVESAGEVLSDKNIPIISPLMKDAGKGGKNVFYAMPSEDIQREELIAYLKSKSDAIFSIHSSARTSLCAYIANKTTGIKSFSFNEKGTFDFATFKTQLVKGKKNFVILDSDKIMQVLSVVNNLISLKKEFDIQLVITEFNDAFDFEDVTVKKLASLKLLYPSAIKENDSKEAQYFAMAYRKDNKVMPNQYATRGFDVTFDAILRMCQDNGFLDTISEIQTEQIESQFNYVNNNNRGVYMMYYNDDLTIKQAQ; encoded by the coding sequence ATGAGAAAATTACTTTTTACTGGAATTTTTACATTTACTTTAGGAATTGCTGGTTTTGCTCAGGCGAAACATACGGTTGTTAAAGGAGAAACTTTATATAGTATTTCAAAAAAATATAAAGTAACTCCAGAAGATCTTATTAAATTAAATCCAGAGGTGAAAGATGGGGTAAAAGAAAATTCTGTTTTAGTAATTCCTTCTGCAAATAAGAATGTTAGCTCTAATACTATTGCTACAAAACCTGTTTTAAATAAATTTGAATATGTAGTGCAGCAAGGAGAGACACTTTATTCAATTTCTCGTAAATTAAATGTTTCAGTGGATGAATTATTGAAGAATAATCCAACTGCAAAAGACGGTATTTCTGCTGGACAATCGTTAACTTATTCTGCAGTTAAGAAATATGTTTCAACTGAAACCTTAACTTCAGTTAAAAAAGATTTACCTTCTTTATACACCATTCAAGCTGAGGAAACTAAATATAGTGTTTCAAAGAAATTTGGAGTGTCAATTGCTGAATTAGAAGAGTTAAATCCACATATCAAAAATGCCTTTGAAATTGGCATGCAAATCCGATTGAATAAAAATGTTTCATTGCCTAAATCAAATACCGCAACTTCTGAAAATGTTGTGATTAATTCAGGTAAAACGATGAATTATACCGTACAACAAGGAGAAACTTTATATGCAATTTCAAGAAAATTTGGTATTTCAGTTGAAGAAATAACCAAAAGAAACCCCAATGCATTACAAGGATTAACTTCGGGTACTATTCTAGTCTTACCTGAGAAAAAAGAAATAGACGCAACCATTCAGAGTGATTCTGTAAATGGGGTAAAAAAAAAATTGAATCTGTTAGCGACGGTAAATAAAACGAAGGAACGTAATTTAGTTTTGTTGATGCCTTTTAACATTAATAGAATTGAAAATGATTCTTCAAAAACAAAACTAGAATATTTAAAATCAGATAAATTTTTAAACATTACCTTAGATTTTTATGCGGGTGCTTTAAAAGCTATTGACTCGGCTAAAGTGTTGGGTTTACCCATAAAAGTGAAAGTTTATGATGCAGAATCTTCTAAATATTCCTCTAATGTAACTTCCATTATTAAAAACAATAATTTTTCAAATGTTGATGTAGTTATTGGACCTTTTACTAATGCATTTGTTGAGTCAGCCGGGGAAGTTTTGTCAGATAAAAATATTCCAATTATTTCTCCTTTAATGAAAGATGCTGGTAAAGGGGGTAAAAATGTTTTTTATGCTATGCCTTCTGAAGACATTCAACGTGAAGAATTAATAGCTTATTTGAAATCAAAATCCGATGCTATTTTTTCAATCCATTCTTCTGCGCGCACTTCATTATGTGCCTACATAGCGAATAAAACAACTGGAATTAAATCGTTTTCTTTTAATGAAAAAGGAACCTTTGATTTTGCAACATTCAAAACGCAATTGGTAAAAGGTAAAAAGAATTTTGTGATTTTAGATTCAGATAAAATTATGCAAGTACTTTCGGTTGTGAATAATTTAATTTCATTAAAAAAAGAATTTGATATTCAACTGGTTATTACTGAATTTAATGATGCCTTTGATTTTGAAGATGTTACAGTTAAAAAATTAGCTTCTTTAAAATTGCTTTACCCATCAGCAATAAAAGAAAATGACTCTAAAGAAGCCCAATACTTTGCTATGGCTTATCGTAAAGATAACAAAGTAATGCCTAATCAATATGCCACAAGAGGTTTTGATGTAACTTTTGATGCTATTTTAAGAATGTGTCAGGACAATGGATTTTTAGATACAATAAGTGAGATTCAAACCGAACAAATTGAAAGTCAGTTTAATTATGTAAATAATAACAATAGAGGGGTTTACATGATGTATTATAATGATGATTTAACTATAAAACAAGCTCAATAA
- a CDS encoding OsmC family protein — translation MPTSKVTYLGELRTSSIHINSGSEIISDAPLDNNGKGEAFSPTDTVVNALASCMFTVMGIKAREMNVDFSNSTAEVTKIMGTDPRRITEIQVTFNMSIAVDEKTQTILERTAMTCPVFYSLHPDIKKDIRFNWK, via the coding sequence ATGCCAACATCAAAAGTAACATATTTAGGAGAATTACGCACTTCTTCTATACATATCAATTCAGGTAGTGAAATTATTTCCGATGCTCCGTTAGATAATAATGGGAAAGGAGAAGCGTTTTCACCTACAGATACAGTAGTTAATGCTTTAGCCAGCTGTATGTTTACAGTTATGGGAATAAAAGCAAGAGAAATGAATGTTGATTTTTCTAATTCAACGGCGGAAGTAACCAAGATTATGGGAACGGATCCAAGAAGAATAACCGAAATTCAGGTTACATTTAACATGTCAATTGCAGTAGATGAAAAAACGCAAACCATTTTAGAACGCACAGCGATGACTTGTCCGGTTTTTTATAGTTTACATCCCGATATTAAAAAAGATATACGTTTTAATTGGAAATAA
- a CDS encoding DUF3820 family protein — translation MEKEQLIKLAHTKMPFGKFEGRFLIDLPEPYIVWYKNKGFPKGELGQQLQLIYELKLNGLEDLIRNIRNQFPRP, via the coding sequence TTGGAAAAAGAACAACTGATTAAACTAGCACATACCAAAATGCCTTTCGGAAAATTCGAAGGGCGTTTTCTTATTGACTTACCCGAACCATATATTGTTTGGTATAAAAATAAAGGTTTTCCGAAAGGAGAATTAGGTCAACAATTACAACTGATCTACGAATTAAAATTAAATGGGTTAGAAGATTTAATTCGAAATATTCGCAATCAATTTCCTCGTCCTTAA
- a CDS encoding CTP synthase: MNQTKYIFVTGGVTSSLGKGIIAASLAKLLQARGYRATIQKFDPYINVDPGTLNPYEHGECYVTDDGAETDLDLGHYERFLNVPTSQANNVTTGRIYLSVIEKERRGEFLGKTVQVVPHITNEIKERMQLLGKSGDYDIVITEIGGTVGDIESLPYIESVRQLLWELGEDNGIVIHLTLVPYLSAAGELKTKPTQHSVKTLMESGIKADILVCRTEHELSTDLRQKLALFCNVKKEAVIQSIDASTIYDVPNLMLEEGLDKVALKKLNLPEKAAPDLKQWNEFLHKHKNPKHEVNIGLVGKYVELQDSYKSILEAFIHAGASQETKVNVVSIHSEFLDKSNVADKLKGLDAVLVAPGFGERGIEGKIETVRYARENKLPFLGICLGMQMAVIEFARNVLGLKDANSTEMNASTAAPVISLMEEQKTVTDKGGTMRLGAWKCQLKESTLAHKIYGKTAILERHRHRYEFNGDYLKEMESAGLVASGLNPDTGLVEVIELPNHPFFIGVQYHPEYKSTVVNPHPLFVGLVSAAVKNK, encoded by the coding sequence ATGAATCAGACCAAGTATATTTTCGTTACTGGTGGTGTAACTTCTTCTTTAGGAAAAGGAATTATTGCAGCATCATTAGCAAAATTATTACAAGCAAGAGGGTATAGAGCAACTATACAAAAATTTGACCCGTATATTAACGTCGATCCAGGAACATTGAATCCTTACGAACATGGAGAATGTTATGTAACGGATGATGGCGCTGAAACAGATTTAGATTTAGGTCATTATGAACGATTTTTAAATGTACCCACTTCTCAAGCTAATAATGTAACAACAGGTCGAATTTATTTATCGGTAATTGAAAAGGAAAGACGTGGCGAGTTTTTAGGGAAAACGGTTCAAGTGGTTCCACATATTACCAATGAAATTAAAGAAAGAATGCAATTGCTAGGTAAATCTGGCGATTATGATATTGTAATTACTGAAATTGGTGGTACCGTTGGTGATATTGAATCGTTGCCTTATATTGAATCGGTTCGTCAATTATTGTGGGAACTAGGTGAAGATAATGGAATTGTGATTCATTTAACATTAGTGCCTTATTTATCTGCTGCAGGTGAATTAAAAACGAAACCTACGCAGCATTCAGTAAAAACATTGATGGAGAGTGGAATTAAAGCGGATATTTTAGTTTGTAGAACAGAACATGAATTGTCTACTGATTTACGACAAAAATTAGCATTATTCTGTAATGTGAAAAAAGAAGCGGTTATCCAATCGATTGATGCTTCTACCATTTACGACGTTCCTAATTTAATGTTAGAAGAAGGTCTTGATAAGGTAGCTTTAAAGAAATTAAATTTACCTGAAAAGGCGGCTCCAGATTTAAAACAATGGAATGAGTTTTTACATAAACATAAAAACCCTAAGCATGAAGTAAATATTGGTTTAGTAGGTAAATATGTAGAGTTACAAGATTCGTATAAGTCTATTTTAGAAGCCTTTATTCATGCAGGTGCTTCTCAAGAAACAAAAGTAAATGTTGTCAGTATTCATTCTGAGTTTTTGGATAAATCGAATGTAGCAGACAAATTAAAAGGTTTAGATGCCGTTTTGGTGGCTCCTGGATTTGGTGAAAGAGGAATCGAAGGTAAAATAGAAACGGTTCGTTATGCTAGAGAAAACAAGTTACCTTTCTTAGGAATTTGTTTAGGAATGCAAATGGCGGTTATCGAATTTGCTAGAAATGTATTGGGATTAAAAGATGCCAATTCAACTGAAATGAACGCGTCAACTGCTGCGCCTGTAATTAGTTTGATGGAAGAACAAAAAACAGTTACGGACAAAGGTGGAACTATGCGTTTAGGAGCATGGAAATGTCAATTAAAGGAAAGTACGTTAGCGCACAAAATATATGGAAAAACAGCTATTTTAGAACGCCACCGTCATCGCTATGAATTTAATGGTGATTACCTAAAAGAAATGGAATCAGCAGGATTAGTTGCTTCTGGATTAAACCCAGATACAGGTTTAGTTGAAGTAATTGAATTGCCAAATCATCCGTTTTTTATTGGTGTACAATATCACCCAGAATATAAAAGTACAGTTGTAAATCCACACCCACTATTTGTAGGATTGGTAAGTGCAGCTGTTAAAAATAAGTAA
- the yidC gene encoding membrane protein insertase YidC, which translates to MEEKKFDFKSFIGFTLIFGILMWMMYNNQPTKEELAEQKKKELAEKAAKTEKPQSITNSVASTDSVTSPELKAKYGAFAFAATLPSAKENVTEIKNDVLSLKIANKGGYIEEATILGFEAIKKGSKELVQLIKKNNANLNLVLSTKDNKVLNTKDLYFEPKVSKEGENQVLTMQLKTGDNQFLEYRYVLKPKQYMLDFSIRTQGLENVLNTSKPSELEWNLKTYRNEKSVSYENRYTELVYEYEGDKDDYLSAAKDDEEQVENVSYIAFKQHLFTSILLTDTPFKTADLKSDNLVDDEKKDTVFTKNFSAKMPLEFKNGALSYTMNMYYGPAKYEILNGYNKNLDEIFSLGWGIFGWINKYVFIPVFGLLSGFLPYGLAIIFLTVLVKIVLSPVTYKSFVSQAKMKVLRPEIAEINEKFKDNPMKRQQETMSLYSKAGVNPMAGCIPALLQMPVLYALIYFFPALFDLRQQSFLWADDLSSYDSIFKLPFHIPLYGDHVSLFPILASLAIFFYMKMTTGDQAMQAPQQEGMPDMGKIMKVMIYVSPIMMLFFFNSYGSGMSLYYFMSNLITIGIMLVIKYYIIDNDKIHAQIQENKTKPKSESKFQKKMREMMEQAEAQKAAQKKK; encoded by the coding sequence ATGGAAGAAAAAAAGTTTGATTTTAAATCATTTATTGGATTTACATTAATTTTTGGAATCTTAATGTGGATGATGTATAACAATCAACCCACAAAAGAAGAATTAGCTGAACAAAAGAAAAAAGAATTAGCAGAAAAAGCAGCTAAAACAGAAAAACCTCAATCCATTACAAATTCTGTTGCTTCAACAGATTCTGTAACATCACCAGAGTTAAAAGCTAAATATGGTGCTTTTGCCTTTGCAGCAACTTTACCTTCAGCAAAAGAAAATGTTACTGAAATTAAAAATGATGTATTAAGTTTAAAAATTGCTAACAAAGGTGGTTATATTGAAGAAGCGACCATTTTAGGATTTGAAGCAATTAAAAAAGGTTCTAAAGAATTAGTTCAATTAATTAAAAAAAACAATGCTAATCTTAACTTAGTTCTTTCAACTAAAGATAATAAAGTATTAAATACTAAGGATTTATATTTTGAGCCAAAAGTAAGTAAAGAAGGTGAAAATCAAGTTTTAACGATGCAATTAAAAACGGGTGACAATCAGTTTTTAGAATATCGTTACGTTTTGAAACCAAAACAATATATGTTGGATTTTTCAATTCGTACACAAGGATTAGAAAATGTATTGAATACTTCAAAACCTTCTGAATTAGAGTGGAATTTAAAAACTTACCGAAATGAAAAAAGTGTATCGTATGAAAATAGATATACTGAATTAGTTTACGAATATGAAGGTGATAAAGATGATTATTTAAGTGCAGCTAAAGATGATGAAGAACAAGTAGAAAATGTGAGTTATATTGCATTTAAACAACATTTGTTTACTTCTATCTTATTAACGGATACTCCTTTTAAAACGGCTGATTTAAAATCGGACAATTTAGTAGATGATGAGAAAAAAGATACTGTTTTTACAAAAAACTTTAGTGCTAAAATGCCTTTAGAATTTAAAAATGGAGCTTTATCTTATACGATGAATATGTATTATGGTCCTGCTAAATATGAAATATTAAATGGTTACAATAAAAACTTAGATGAAATATTTTCATTAGGTTGGGGTATCTTCGGTTGGATTAATAAATATGTATTTATTCCAGTATTTGGATTGTTATCTGGATTTTTACCGTACGGTTTAGCTATTATATTCCTTACTGTTTTGGTAAAAATTGTATTGTCTCCTGTTACTTATAAATCGTTTGTTTCTCAGGCTAAAATGAAGGTATTACGTCCTGAAATTGCTGAAATCAATGAGAAATTCAAAGATAATCCAATGAAAAGACAGCAAGAAACAATGTCATTATATTCAAAAGCAGGCGTGAATCCTATGGCAGGTTGTATTCCTGCATTGTTACAAATGCCTGTATTGTATGCATTGATTTATTTCTTCCCAGCTTTATTTGATTTAAGACAACAATCGTTCTTGTGGGCAGATGATTTATCATCTTATGATAGCATATTTAAATTACCTTTCCATATTCCGTTATATGGTGATCACGTTAGTTTATTTCCTATTCTTGCTTCCCTAGCGATTTTCTTCTATATGAAAATGACAACGGGAGATCAAGCAATGCAAGCGCCTCAACAAGAAGGTATGCCAGATATGGGTAAAATCATGAAAGTGATGATTTATGTATCACCTATTATGATGTTGTTCTTCTTTAATAGTTATGGATCTGGAATGAGTTTGTATTACTTTATGTCTAACTTAATTACTATTGGTATTATGTTAGTAATCAAGTACTATATTATTGATAATGATAAAATTCATGCTCAAATTCAAGAAAATAAAACAAAACCAAAATCTGAATCTAAATTTCAGAAGAAAATGCGTGAAATGATGGAACAGGCAGAAGCCCAAAAAGCTGCGCAAAAGAAAAAATAA
- the proC gene encoding pyrroline-5-carboxylate reductase — protein MKIAIIGYGNMGQTYAKSFVSSGFVNPNEVFVFTRTLATVEKRYAIPKENFFDSPTKQFLEVDIVIIAVKPQDFDALAFELKSFLTKDHLVLSVMAGISMERMKSQLGIEKIVRSMPNIPTQIGQGMTVFCASNEVDRKELFIIQNLINTTGKSLFIEKEDMLNAATAISGSGPAYVFYFMNALIEAAQKIGFSKSEAEFLVQQTFMGSSQLQNRSKLSNKEWITKVASKGGTTEAALTIFNTFDLNSSIEQAIFAANDRAIELGKIIDTTK, from the coding sequence ATGAAAATTGCAATTATAGGATATGGTAACATGGGACAAACATATGCTAAGAGCTTTGTTAGCTCTGGTTTTGTTAATCCGAATGAAGTATTTGTGTTCACTCGGACTTTAGCAACTGTTGAAAAAAGATACGCTATTCCAAAAGAAAATTTTTTTGATAGTCCAACTAAACAATTTTTAGAAGTAGATATCGTTATTATTGCAGTAAAGCCTCAAGATTTTGATGCTTTAGCTTTTGAATTGAAATCATTTTTAACAAAGGATCATTTAGTTTTGTCGGTTATGGCAGGTATTTCAATGGAAAGAATGAAATCGCAATTGGGAATTGAAAAAATTGTTCGTTCAATGCCTAATATTCCGACACAAATCGGACAAGGGATGACGGTTTTTTGTGCTTCAAATGAAGTTGATAGAAAAGAGTTGTTCATCATTCAAAATTTAATTAATACCACAGGAAAGTCACTTTTTATTGAAAAAGAAGACATGTTAAATGCGGCAACTGCCATATCTGGAAGTGGCCCAGCCTATGTGTTTTACTTTATGAACGCCCTGATTGAAGCAGCGCAAAAAATTGGTTTTTCCAAGTCGGAAGCTGAATTTTTAGTACAACAAACATTCATGGGTTCTTCACAATTGCAAAACAGAAGTAAATTGTCAAATAAGGAATGGATCACTAAAGTGGCTTCAAAAGGAGGTACAACTGAAGCCGCTTTAACAATTTTTAATACTTTTGATTTAAATAGCTCAATTGAACAAGCTATTTTTGCAGCAAATGACAGAGCCATCGAACTTGGCAAAATTATTGATACAACTAAATAA
- a CDS encoding toxin-antitoxin system YwqK family antitoxin: MKKFLILTLFVFSSALFAQDKINQFDEKGLRHGVWKGYHDESKRPRYEGTFEHGKEKGVFKYFDDTKAGTVIATRDFSKGDGSCYTVVFDQKGNKVSEGLVVNKVYEGEWKYYHKESKDIMTIEFYKAGKLNGTRKVYYKNKTLAEEVVYKDGLKNGICKTYNENGKLIEDLNFVNDKLEGKAVYYDGTGSKLYEGNNKGGAKVGNWKFYENGKVVKEVKAEKFSKELAKYEEKRMKALANTQKEGKK, encoded by the coding sequence ATGAAGAAATTTTTAATACTGACTCTTTTCGTTTTTTCGAGTGCACTTTTTGCTCAAGATAAAATCAATCAATTTGATGAAAAAGGTTTACGCCATGGTGTGTGGAAAGGGTATCATGATGAATCTAAACGTCCACGATACGAAGGTACTTTTGAACACGGTAAGGAAAAAGGTGTTTTTAAATATTTTGATGATACCAAAGCTGGAACAGTAATTGCAACTCGCGATTTTTCAAAAGGTGATGGTTCTTGTTATACAGTTGTTTTCGATCAAAAAGGAAATAAAGTTAGCGAAGGTCTTGTTGTAAATAAGGTATATGAAGGAGAATGGAAATACTATCATAAAGAATCTAAAGATATAATGACAATTGAATTCTATAAAGCAGGAAAACTTAATGGAACAAGAAAGGTTTATTATAAAAATAAGACTTTAGCTGAAGAAGTAGTCTATAAAGACGGATTAAAAAATGGTATTTGTAAAACCTATAATGAAAATGGAAAATTAATTGAAGATTTAAATTTCGTTAATGATAAACTTGAAGGAAAAGCGGTGTATTATGATGGAACGGGATCAAAATTATATGAAGGAAATAATAAAGGTGGAGCTAAGGTTGGTAATTGGAAATTTTATGAAAATGGAAAAGTGGTTAAAGAGGTGAAGGCTGAAAAGTTTTCAAAAGAATTAGCCAAGTATGAAGAAAAAAGAATGAAAGCATTAGCAAATACACAAAAAGAAGGAAAAAAATAA
- the mnmA gene encoding tRNA 2-thiouridine(34) synthase MnmA: MQRVVVGLSGGVDSSVAAYLLKEQGYEVIGLFMKNWHDDTVTISNECPWLEDSNDALLVAEKLGIPFQTVDLSEQYKERIVDYMFNEYEKGRTPNPDVLCNREIKFDVFMKIALSLGADFVATGHYCRKNTIEVEGKPVHQLVAGKDNNKDQSYFLCQLSQEQLSKALFPIGELTKPEVREIAAKADLITAEKKDSQGLCFIGKVRLPEFLQQKLQPKEGVIIEIPADAAIYNQSIPRFENLESELAYEAQNKDYSNSDGIVKAKHQGAHYFTKGQRKGLNVGGTKEPLFVIETDVEKNIIYTGQGNNHPGLFKKTLFIQNSEVHWIREDLRLKSGESKEVLARIRYRQPLQKATLYQFDNGMYVRFEEPQSAITEGQFVAWHEGDELLGSGVIS, translated from the coding sequence ATGCAAAGAGTAGTAGTAGGTTTATCAGGCGGGGTTGATTCTAGTGTAGCTGCCTATTTACTTAAAGAACAAGGATATGAAGTCATTGGTTTATTCATGAAAAATTGGCATGATGACACCGTGACCATTTCTAATGAATGTCCTTGGTTAGAGGATAGTAACGATGCACTTTTGGTAGCTGAAAAATTAGGTATCCCTTTTCAAACCGTTGATTTGTCAGAACAGTATAAAGAACGTATTGTAGATTATATGTTCAATGAATATGAAAAAGGAAGAACACCTAACCCAGATGTGCTTTGTAACCGTGAAATAAAATTTGATGTGTTTATGAAAATTGCTCTTTCTTTAGGTGCAGATTTTGTAGCAACGGGACATTACTGTAGAAAAAACACAATTGAAGTTGAGGGTAAACCCGTTCATCAATTAGTAGCTGGTAAAGATAATAATAAAGATCAATCGTATTTTTTATGTCAATTGTCTCAAGAACAATTAAGTAAGGCCTTATTTCCTATTGGAGAATTAACCAAACCAGAAGTTAGGGAAATTGCAGCAAAAGCTGATTTAATTACAGCTGAGAAAAAAGATTCTCAAGGGTTGTGTTTTATTGGTAAAGTTCGTTTGCCTGAATTTTTACAACAAAAATTACAGCCAAAAGAAGGTGTAATTATCGAAATTCCTGCTGATGCTGCCATATATAACCAATCCATTCCAAGATTTGAAAATTTGGAAAGTGAGTTAGCTTATGAAGCGCAAAATAAAGATTATTCCAATTCAGACGGAATTGTTAAAGCGAAACATCAAGGCGCACATTATTTTACAAAAGGTCAACGCAAAGGATTAAATGTAGGCGGTACTAAAGAACCTTTGTTCGTTATTGAAACGGATGTTGAAAAAAATATTATTTATACTGGTCAAGGAAATAATCATCCTGGATTATTCAAAAAGACTTTGTTCATACAAAATTCAGAAGTACATTGGATTCGAGAGGATTTACGATTAAAATCTGGTGAATCTAAAGAAGTTTTAGCTCGAATCAGATACAGACAACCGTTACAAAAAGCGACTTTATATCAATTTGATAATGGAATGTATGTTCGTTTTGAGGAACCACAATCTGCTATAACAGAAGGGCAATTTGTGGCTTGGCATGAAGGTGATGAATTATTAGGTAGTGGAGTTATTTCTTAA
- a CDS encoding S8 family serine peptidase: MKKNFFLFFIFIIQLGFAQIEDAWVYFNDKPNAATYLANPLSMLTQRSIDRRTAQGISIDVTDVPIEPTYISQIASSTGITVMAKSKWLNALHIRGTQADIQALTGLSFVNHITFANHSLNPGGRLSGSTTRVGAVNKNLDALINYNYGGSTNQIEMLNGHLLHQQNYTGQGKIIAVLDSGFIGVNSVAPFQNLINNSQILGGYNFPDGNSNIYTRHNHGTMVLSTMGGYADGQLVGTAPNASYYLFITEDVNSENPVEESYWVEGAELADYYGVDVINSSLGYFDYDNPNYSHQYDDMIGTKTFASRGANMAFSKGIVVVVSAGNSGATAEPHIATPADAFGALTIGAVQSNESYAAFSSIGPSYDGRVKPDVCAKGQAATVSNTSGTIVTANGTSFSGPIMAGMVATFWSAVPTLTATQVVNFIRQSADQYTTPTPQKGYGIPDFQLALNNALHTTSFTTESNFTLVANPVENDLKFNFGSTINEGKLSLFNALGQIILEIRLTKENNSIDVQNLSNGLYYYNFESTQNFKGKIIKK; encoded by the coding sequence ATGAAAAAAAACTTCTTTTTATTCTTTATTTTTATCATTCAACTGGGCTTTGCTCAAATTGAAGATGCCTGGGTATATTTTAATGATAAACCAAATGCTGCAACTTATTTAGCGAATCCCTTGTCCATGTTAACCCAACGTTCAATTGATCGTAGAACAGCCCAAGGAATTTCAATTGATGTCACCGATGTTCCAATTGAGCCAACCTATATCTCTCAGATTGCCTCTTCAACTGGAATTACGGTTATGGCAAAATCAAAATGGTTAAACGCTTTACATATTCGTGGTACGCAGGCAGATATTCAGGCCTTAACTGGATTAAGTTTTGTAAATCATATTACTTTTGCAAATCATTCTTTAAATCCTGGGGGTAGATTAAGCGGAAGTACTACTCGAGTTGGAGCAGTTAATAAAAATTTAGATGCATTGATTAATTACAATTATGGTGGTTCTACAAATCAAATTGAAATGTTAAATGGACATTTATTGCATCAACAGAATTATACGGGTCAAGGAAAAATTATTGCTGTTTTAGATTCTGGTTTTATTGGTGTAAATTCAGTTGCTCCTTTTCAAAATCTAATTAATAATAGTCAAATATTAGGAGGGTATAATTTTCCTGACGGTAATTCAAATATTTATACAAGACATAATCATGGCACCATGGTATTGTCAACCATGGGTGGCTATGCTGACGGACAATTAGTGGGTACTGCACCCAATGCTAGTTATTACTTATTTATCACTGAAGATGTCAATTCTGAAAATCCAGTTGAAGAATCGTATTGGGTAGAAGGAGCTGAATTAGCTGATTATTATGGAGTAGATGTAATTAATTCATCTTTAGGATATTTTGATTACGACAATCCCAACTATTCCCATCAATATGATGACATGATCGGAACTAAAACTTTTGCTTCTCGTGGGGCTAATATGGCCTTTTCAAAAGGAATTGTTGTAGTAGTTAGTGCAGGTAATTCAGGGGCAACAGCCGAACCACATATAGCAACTCCTGCTGATGCTTTTGGGGCATTGACCATTGGTGCTGTTCAAAGTAATGAATCCTATGCTGCTTTTAGTTCTATAGGACCTTCTTATGATGGGCGTGTAAAACCAGATGTTTGTGCAAAAGGTCAGGCTGCAACAGTTTCAAATACTTCAGGCACTATTGTTACGGCTAATGGCACTTCTTTTTCGGGTCCAATTATGGCGGGAATGGTAGCAACATTTTGGTCAGCTGTTCCAACATTAACAGCAACTCAAGTCGTTAATTTTATTAGACAATCTGCAGACCAATACACAACTCCAACACCTCAAAAAGGATATGGAATACCTGATTTTCAATTGGCTTTAAATAATGCATTGCATACAACAAGTTTTACTACTGAATCTAATTTTACTTTAGTTGCTAATCCAGTAGAAAATGATTTAAAATTTAATTTTGGGTCAACAATAAATGAAGGAAAATTGAGTTTATTTAATGCACTTGGACAAATAATATTAGAAATACGATTAACCAAAGAAAATAATTCAATTGATGTTCAAAATTTAAGTAATGGTTTATATTATTATAATTTTGAATCAACACAAAATTTTAAAGGTAAAATAATTAAAAAATAA